In Hermetia illucens chromosome 1, iHerIll2.2.curated.20191125, whole genome shotgun sequence, one genomic interval encodes:
- the LOC119646305 gene encoding uncharacterized protein LOC119646305 produces MTGIVDTEAWREFFSVLQTLPELWKIKADVFKDKHKKKIAFSKLLEVYKSIDGNANEDTVKKRLQNIRSCYRRECKKVERSRKSGAGVEEEYELTLWYFDLVEFLRDQEIQLSGTSTVDLDDGDLELPTETHEPGPSRKRRRTNDEHLEERNALLKDALAQLASSEKPKDDASTHSESWAVSLRELAPLQQIYAKKAIQDIFTQGNWELYG; encoded by the exons ATGACAGGGATTGTAGATACTGAGGCGTGGAGGGAGTTTTTCTCCGTGCTACAAACCTTGCCGGAGCTTTGGAAGATCAAAGCGGATGTCTTTAAAGACaaacataagaaaaaaattgcattttcaaaacTATTGGAAGTATACAAGTCCATAGACGGCAACGCGAATGAAGACACCGTGAAAAAAAGACTTCAAAATATAAGAAGCTGCTACCGCAGAGAGTGTAAAAAAGTCGAGAGGAGCCGAAAATCTGGAGCTGGCGTCGAGGAGGAGTATGAACTAACGTTATGGTACTTTGATCTAGTTGAGTTCTTGAGGGATCAAGAAATCCAGTTGAGTGGTACGTCTACCGTCGACTTGGATGATGGAGATCTTGAGTTACCAACG GAAACTCATGAGCCggggcccagccgcaaaaggagaagAACTAATGATGAGCACCTAGAGGAGAGGAATGCGCTACTTAAAGACGCGCTGGCCCAGTTGGCATCCTCAGAAAAGCCTAAAGATGATGCCAGCACACATTCTGAAAGTTGGGCAGTTTCACTTAGGGAGCTTGCGCCGCTCCAACAAATATATGCCAAAAAAGCGATACAAGACATTTTCACGCAGGGCAATTGGGAGCTCTACGGTTGA